In Colletotrichum destructivum chromosome 1, complete sequence, the sequence ACTTCGATATTCATTCGCCCTGCGCAACGCGCGAACAAAAGTCAAAGGAGGCCAAATGACACAGAGTGAGAGTGgtggaaagaaagaaagaaaaaaagtaCAATTACTATTCCTAAGGAATCAGGAAAACACAAGGAGCACGGCCCACTCAGAgatataaaaaaaaaagaacacGGCACAGGGCCAGCCAGGCACGCCCATTTCCCGACAAGCTGACAGCCTCACCAACCAACAACCCTCTTGAACGGTGTGCGGCCCGCCTGTCGAACGCGCTTCAAACCCTATCCTACGCAGAGCGCATAGGAAGGCGCGcggcccgcggcggcggcaccatGGCCCCCGTTGACACAGCAGACCTCGACCGGCCCACCGTTGCCGCCCTGGTCCCCGTCCTCCAGATATTCGACGGCTTCAACCACCGCAACAAGAATCAGCACCGCGTCGCCCGCTGGTGGGCCCGCTTTGACCTCCTTCGCCGTTCCGTTCGGCGACTccacgacgccctcgaggcaCGCGTGCGTCACCGGCACGCCCAGAGCTTCAAGGCACCCTCCAAGAAGTCGGCCAGCAAGgccaacgccagcgccgtcatcggcaaTGGGAACCGTCGGGGAAATGCGTTGGATGAGCATGTCACTGCGAGGGCacggctgctgctcgacatAATCATCCCCTCGTCATTTCTGTAAGTCGCTACGCTGGCCTCCGGGGACCACCATATGAATCTCGTCCGCGTGTTTCGTGAACTAACACCCTTCAGAGATTTCAGTCAGTTGGCGGCAGATAACCAACATGCtgcccttggcctggtcTTGCTGGGCGTCTTGGCCCGTATAAACTCAACCGTCGCTCCCTTGGTCCCCCAACAATCCGAGAGAGGTGGTGATATGCCCATGACCAATTCATCAGCCAgccacgacgccgtcacAGTTAAGGACCAGACACCGCCGGAGCTGATGGACCTCGGCGTGGCCATCTCTCGAGACCAGTTGAAGCTGGCCGCTAAGCccccagctcgccgcccaaGGAAAGACGAATGGGAGGCTGTCGCATCAACTGCGACTAAAAAGAAGCGCAACATGCTTAATGCGTCCGATAGCGAATCTGAGCCCAGCAGTAAGCTGGTCAAGTCGAAAAAGCCTGAGAAGAAACCCGGCAAGAAAAAGTCGAAAAAGGGTGACGAGTTTTCCGATCTGTTCAGCTCGCTGATATAGAGTACCCATGTAAACTTACCACAGtgcaaaaacaaaacaaaatTTGCCCAATGGTTTTGGTGCAAAGAAGTTACAAAAACTTTCATTAGCGATGGCTATTTGATACGAGATTCCGACATGTCCCTGCCTGTGCGCCCCATCCGTCCTGTCCGTCTCTTCGACTAAGGATATCCCAAGACATAGAGACAGGGACAACTAATTTGACCACAACCCCCCCAGTATCAGAGCTCCCACTCCCTACTCGAAACCGCCATTTGGTATACACATCTGCCACTCACGAAGCTCAATTTCAGCCTCCTACTGGACACTTCGGTAAGACCAGATGCGTGCCCGCATGTCACCTGAGCCGGTGGCGAAGTAGCCTCCCGTCGGGCTGGGCGCAACGGAGATTACGCTGTTCTTGTGTCCCTGAAGCATCAACTGCGTGGCGCCAGTACGAGGGTCCCAGAATTGCACACCACGGTCCTTGGAACCAGACATGACCCAGGCGGCATCGGGGGTCAGAGCGACGGAGAGAACGAAATCCTAGTCTCATCAGTATCCTGCCATGTAATCTTCTGTCGGGAAATCACTTACTCTGTGGCCTTCGAAGGTCTTGACGCAGCGTCCGCCCTTAGGTCCAGGGTTGGGCAGGCCCCGAGGCGTGCTAAGCTCCCACATCTTGATAGTCTTGTCCAGACTACCACTGACCAGGTCTCTACCATTGGGAGAGAAGGCAACACTGTACACACTATCCTTGTGGCCATCAGGGCCCTCCAGACGCTCCAGGAGGTAGCCCTGGTGAATGTCCCAAACACGGACGCTCTTGTCAAGAGAGCCGGCAGCCACATACTTGGTATCAGGTGAGATGGCGACAGTCGTGACACCGTCTTCAATGGTTAAGGTGAGGGTGTTGGTGCCCTGCTCGATATCCCAGAGACGGACGGTCCGGTCGCCGCTTCCGGAAGCAATCGTCCGACCGTCGCGGGCGAAGTCGAGCGAGTAGATATCTTGCTCATGGCCGGCGAAAGTGTTGCGAATTTGCCGAGACTGGATATCCCAGACCTGAAAAGATAGTTAGCTTTGTCATGTCTCACTCAACGTTCCTCAACCCATGGCTTACTCTAATCAACTTGTCCTCAGCACCAGTGGCAAGATACTTGCCGTCGGGGCTGAAGCAGACGCTGCGGATGTAAAGATCGCCCGTGATGTCGACAGTGTCATCCTGGAGAACGCACAGCTTCTCGCCGGACTGGACGTCGTAAATCTGCGCGGATCGGTTGCAACCAGTGGCCACGTACTTGCCATCGTGGCTGAAGCGCACACAGCAGACAACGCTCTCGTGCGCAAGAGTGTGAACCAGATCGACGTCAAGCATCCGAGGAACATGCTGGTTGAATATAACGAACCAGTCGTGACCCGATTTCTTAGAATGGGGAGGCAAGCGATCAGGGTCGAGATCGCCAAGAGCGTTTCCCACAGGAGGAGCGTGGGGGCCGCCTATACGCGCGTGATCAGGGGTCGGGTGGCTAACTTGAGGCGATTGAGTGGTGCCGGGAAAGGGAATCGGAGTGTTGATCTGGGGAGTGGCTGGGCCAACAGCCGCAGGGGGGCGTCCGATTCCGCGCCTGCCGGGGCCGGGAGACGCTGTCGTCTGAGGAGGTTGAGAGCCAAGGCCGTTAGAGACGGGACCACCGGGACCTTGGGGGTATTGCGGGAAGGGCTGCTGCGActgaggcggcggcgggggggggCCGGGTAGACCCGGAGGGCCCTGTGCCATC encodes:
- a CDS encoding Putative ribonuclease MRP protein subunit RMP1 — protein: MAPVDTADLDRPTVAALVPVLQIFDGFNHRNKNQHRVARWWARFDLLRRSVRRLHDALEARVRHRHAQSFKAPSKKSASKANASAVIGNGNRRGNALDEHVTARARLLLDIIIPSSFLDFSQLAADNQHAALGLVLLGVLARINSTVAPLVPQQSERGGDMPMTNSSASHDAVTVKDQTPPELMDLGVAISRDQLKLAAKPPARRPRKDEWEAVASTATKKKRNMLNASDSESEPSSKLVKSKKPEKKPGKKKSKKGDEFSDLFSSLI
- a CDS encoding Putative transcriptional repressor Tup1, WD40/YVTN repeat-like-containing domain superfamily: MSMYPHRAMGAVPPNNSARLNELLDQIRTEFDTQLRQTEGYEHQIQSQVQEMQLVREKVYAMEQAQMNLKQKYEEEIAMLRRQLEGARGNAPPSIGGPPPHAGPSQQPPSITPGTGLFNGIMTGGGQAQLAPPPPPPPPQDQQMGPQHQMAQGPPGLPGPPPPPPQSQQPFPQYPQGPGGPVSNGLGSQPPQTTASPGPGRRGIGRPPAAVGPATPQINTPIPFPGTTQSPQVSHPTPDHARIGGPHAPPVGNALGDLDPDRLPPHSKKSGHDWFVIFNQHVPRMLDVDLVHTLAHESVVCCVRFSHDGKYVATGCNRSAQIYDVQSGEKLCVLQDDTVDITGDLYIRSVCFSPDGKYLATGAEDKLIRVWDIQSRQIRNTFAGHEQDIYSLDFARDGRTIASGSGDRTVRLWDIEQGTNTLTLTIEDGVTTVAISPDTKYVAAGSLDKSVRVWDIHQGYLLERLEGPDGHKDSVYSVAFSPNGRDLVSGSLDKTIKMWELSTPRGLPNPGPKGGRCVKTFEGHRDFVLSVALTPDAAWVMSGSKDRGVQFWDPRTGATQLMLQGHKNSVISVAPSPTGGYFATGSGDMRARIWSYRSVQ